One window from the genome of Enterobacteriaceae bacterium Kacie_13 encodes:
- the emrA gene encoding multidrug efflux MFS transporter periplasmic adaptor subunit EmrA yields the protein MSANAETQAATPQAPRNKKKTRKTAMLLLTGIFIIIAIAYLFYWLLVLRHFESTDDSYVAGNQVQIMAQVSGSVTDVNFDSTDFVKKGDVLVTIDPTDAEQAFERSKTALANSVRQTHQLIINGKQYQANIALRQTQLQQAQTDLKRRVVLGNVDAIGREELQHARDAVDTAKAQYDVALQQYNANQAMVLNTPVDQQPQVLQAAAQVRDAWLALQRTKVRSPIDGFVSRRAVQIGQQITSSTALMAVVPANHIWVDANFKETQLANMRIGQAATVVSDMYGDDVKYHGKVVGMDMGTGGAFSLLPAQNATGNWIKVVQRLPVRIELNDQEVKEHPLRIGLSALVTVDTQNRDGLVLAEKVRTEPLYQTTALTLDLAPVNAIIADVIHANAG from the coding sequence ATGAGCGCAAATGCCGAAACTCAGGCAGCAACGCCGCAAGCTCCGAGAAATAAGAAAAAAACGCGCAAAACCGCGATGCTCTTATTAACCGGGATTTTCATTATTATCGCGATTGCCTATCTGTTTTACTGGCTGCTGGTATTACGTCATTTCGAGTCAACGGATGACTCGTATGTGGCAGGTAATCAGGTACAAATTATGGCGCAGGTCTCGGGCAGTGTGACCGACGTCAATTTCGACAGCACCGACTTTGTGAAAAAAGGCGACGTGCTGGTCACTATCGATCCGACGGATGCCGAACAGGCGTTCGAACGTTCTAAAACCGCACTGGCCAACAGCGTGCGTCAGACGCATCAGTTGATCATCAACGGGAAACAATATCAGGCGAATATCGCTCTGCGTCAGACGCAGTTGCAACAGGCGCAGACTGACCTGAAACGCCGCGTCGTGCTGGGCAATGTCGATGCGATTGGCCGTGAAGAACTGCAACACGCCCGTGATGCCGTTGACACTGCCAAAGCGCAATACGACGTTGCGCTTCAGCAATACAATGCCAATCAGGCGATGGTGCTTAATACGCCGGTGGATCAGCAGCCTCAGGTTCTGCAGGCCGCCGCTCAGGTACGTGATGCCTGGCTGGCCTTGCAACGTACCAAAGTACGCAGCCCGATCGACGGGTTTGTTTCCCGCCGTGCGGTGCAGATTGGTCAGCAGATCACCTCTTCCACCGCGCTGATGGCCGTCGTTCCTGCGAATCACATCTGGGTGGATGCCAACTTTAAAGAAACGCAGCTTGCCAATATGCGTATCGGCCAGGCCGCGACCGTGGTCAGCGATATGTACGGTGACGACGTGAAATATCACGGCAAAGTTGTGGGGATGGACATGGGCACCGGTGGCGCGTTCTCGCTGTTACCGGCGCAGAATGCCACCGGCAACTGGATCAAAGTGGTTCAGCGCTTACCGGTACGTATCGAACTGAACGATCAGGAAGTGAAGGAACATCCGCTGCGTATCGGTTTATCCGCGCTGGTCACGGTTGATACTCAGAACCGCGATGGTTTAGTACTGGCCGAGAAAGTCCGTACCGAACCGCTGTACCAGACCACCGCACTGACGCTGGATCTGGCGCCGGTGAACGCCATCATTGCTGACGTCATTCACGCAAATGCAGGCTAA
- the emrB gene encoding multidrug efflux MFS transporter permease subunit EmrB, whose amino-acid sequence MANKPLVGAPLAWMTVALSMATFMQVLDSTIANVAIPTIAGNLGASNSQGTWVITSFGVANAISIPITGWLAKRIGEVKLFLWSTVLFAIASWLCGMSNSLEMLIFFRVVQGVVAGPLIPLSQSLLLNNYPPAKRSTALALWSMTVIVAPICGPILGGYISDNYHWGWIFFINVPIGAAVVFLTLKTLKGRETATQIRPIDSVGLVLLVLGIGALQVMLDRGKELDWFNSTEIIVLAVVAVVALCFLVVWELTDDHPIVDLSLFKSRNFTIGVLCISLAYMLYFGAIVLLPQLLQEVYGYTATWAGLASAPVGILPVIMSPIIGRFAHRLDMRKLVTFSFIMYAVCFYWRAYTFEPGMDFGASAWPQFIQGFAVGCFFMPLTTIILSGLPPERMAAASSLSNFIRTLAGSIGTSITTTMWSNRESLHHAQLSENITPFNPAATQTYQQLESMGMSHQQASGWMAREITNQGLIISANEIFWLSGGAFLFLLILIWFARPPFSSGGGGGGAH is encoded by the coding sequence GTGGCAAATAAACCGCTAGTAGGCGCACCGCTGGCCTGGATGACGGTGGCTTTGTCGATGGCCACGTTTATGCAGGTGCTGGACTCGACGATCGCCAACGTGGCGATCCCGACCATTGCCGGGAATTTGGGTGCCTCGAACTCACAGGGTACCTGGGTGATCACCTCTTTCGGGGTGGCAAACGCCATCTCGATCCCGATCACCGGCTGGCTGGCAAAACGCATCGGTGAAGTAAAACTGTTCCTGTGGTCTACAGTGCTGTTTGCGATAGCATCGTGGCTTTGCGGCATGTCCAACAGTCTGGAAATGCTGATCTTCTTCCGTGTGGTGCAGGGCGTGGTGGCAGGTCCACTGATCCCCCTGTCACAAAGTCTGTTACTGAATAACTATCCGCCGGCCAAGCGAAGTACCGCCTTAGCGCTCTGGTCGATGACGGTGATCGTCGCCCCGATTTGCGGGCCGATCCTCGGCGGGTATATCAGTGATAACTACCACTGGGGCTGGATCTTCTTCATCAACGTGCCGATTGGTGCTGCCGTGGTTTTCCTGACGCTCAAAACGCTGAAGGGACGCGAAACGGCGACGCAGATCCGCCCGATAGACAGCGTCGGTCTGGTATTGCTGGTGCTGGGGATTGGCGCCTTGCAGGTGATGCTTGACCGCGGTAAGGAACTGGACTGGTTTAACTCGACGGAAATTATCGTGCTGGCGGTCGTGGCGGTGGTCGCGCTCTGCTTCCTTGTCGTATGGGAGCTGACCGACGACCATCCGATTGTCGATCTGTCGCTGTTTAAATCGCGAAACTTTACCATCGGTGTGTTGTGTATCAGCCTGGCCTATATGCTTTACTTCGGCGCAATCGTTCTGCTGCCGCAGCTGTTGCAGGAGGTATACGGCTACACAGCAACCTGGGCAGGACTGGCGTCGGCACCTGTGGGGATTTTGCCTGTCATCATGTCGCCGATCATTGGTCGCTTTGCGCACCGGCTGGACATGCGCAAACTGGTGACGTTCAGCTTCATTATGTATGCGGTCTGCTTCTACTGGCGTGCGTATACGTTTGAACCGGGGATGGATTTTGGCGCGTCGGCGTGGCCGCAGTTTATTCAGGGCTTCGCGGTTGGTTGCTTCTTTATGCCACTGACCACCATCATTCTGTCGGGATTACCGCCGGAACGCATGGCGGCGGCGTCGAGTTTATCGAACTTTATCCGAACGCTGGCGGGTTCGATCGGTACGTCGATCACCACCACGATGTGGTCAAACCGGGAGTCGCTGCATCACGCGCAGTTGTCGGAAAATATTACGCCGTTTAATCCGGCGGCAACGCAGACCTATCAGCAGCTCGAAAGTATGGGCATGAGTCACCAGCAGGCTTCCGGCTGGATGGCTCGGGAGATCACCAATCAAGGACTGATCATCTCTGCGAACGAGATCTTCTGGCTGTCGGGAGGGGCATTCCTGTTCTTGCTTATCTTGATCTGGTTCGCGCGGCCACCGTTTAGCAGCGGTGGGGGCGGCGGCGGTGCTCACTGA
- the mprA gene encoding transcriptional repressor MprA gives MDSSFAPIENMLNFRAKKQKDFPYQEILLTRLCMHMQSKLLENRNKMLKAQGINETLFMALLTLDAQESHSIQPSELSSALGSSRTNATRIADELEKRGWIERRESDNDRRCLHLHLTADGEAFIQKLLPPQHKSLHFLWSTLDADEQKQLETLTRKLLTRLDQMDATALQQI, from the coding sequence ATGGACAGTTCGTTCGCGCCAATTGAAAACATGTTAAATTTCCGGGCTAAAAAGCAAAAAGATTTCCCTTATCAGGAAATTCTGCTGACCCGCCTTTGTATGCATATGCAGAGTAAATTGCTGGAAAACCGCAACAAAATGCTGAAAGCACAAGGGATCAACGAAACGCTGTTTATGGCGTTGCTCACACTTGATGCTCAGGAAAGCCACAGTATCCAGCCTTCTGAACTAAGCTCTGCGCTGGGTTCGTCACGCACGAATGCCACCCGGATTGCGGATGAGCTGGAAAAGCGTGGATGGATTGAACGCCGTGAAAGTGACAACGACCGTCGGTGCCTGCATTTACATCTGACTGCCGACGGTGAAGCCTTTATTCAAAAGTTACTGCCACCTCAGCATAAGAGCCTGCATTTTCTCTGGTCGACCTTAGACGCAGATGAACAGAAGCAGTTAGAAACCCTGACCCGCAAACTGTTAACTCGCCTTGATCAGATGGATGCAACAGCCTTACAACAAATCTAA
- the ygaH gene encoding L-valine transporter subunit YgaH — protein MSTNVILVCLLVGTVNYLFRYLPLRLGARQTSGRLKSGPLSRVLDSIGIASICVLLVVSGVPEILRDSQKLLPSLAGFVLIALMFWRTKSIIIATLTGAVVYGLVFKVMLLAG, from the coding sequence ATGAGCACTAACGTCATTCTGGTTTGCCTGCTGGTAGGCACAGTCAATTATTTGTTTCGATATTTGCCACTGCGCCTGGGTGCGCGGCAAACGTCAGGGCGGCTGAAAAGCGGGCCGTTATCGCGCGTTCTCGACAGCATTGGTATCGCCTCGATTTGTGTGCTGTTGGTGGTATCCGGCGTGCCGGAAATTCTGCGGGACTCACAGAAACTGCTACCGTCGCTGGCCGGTTTCGTGCTGATCGCACTGATGTTCTGGCGGACCAAAAGCATCATTATCGCCACACTGACCGGTGCCGTGGTATACGGCCTGGTGTTCAAGGTAATGCTGCTGGCTGGCTGA
- a CDS encoding efflux transporter outer membrane subunit: MSLQARWRLTPLFAVLILAGCASSNNIAPQSSLLDTQQLHLQQVKVSSLTIGPQWWRSLNDPQLDALMAATLQNSPSLRQAAARVREAQSVMGEADAANGPYLDLNGSTRRERVAKNTIPPFLTSYPEAPIYDSSNSLGLNLSYEFDWWGKYRNQVNAAKAQVDSARAEQAEAALTLTSSVASAYYQLQANLALQDVLQHQVDNNQRLADLRKAQYNAGVYGIEIPQQTQAQADSAKQQIITLKSQTEQLRHQLSALAGRGPDAMNGLHAVALPPPEALAPKGELTLDLLGKRPDIAAQRDLVESYSQRVSAAKKEFYPSLSISAFGGLTTTNYGGTSPNLLEAASKAWNITPAISLPIFHAGALRAKLGEESALYDQSVESYNQTILNAIQQTADAITIAKSSVEQLQQASSAATSLSEVYRVSDARYNAGIIGRDELLTSQSALLQQQQAQLNASSQVMQAKISLIRALGGGYQAPAADQKS; encoded by the coding sequence ATGTCACTCCAAGCTCGCTGGAGGCTTACGCCGCTGTTTGCCGTTTTGATCCTGGCTGGCTGCGCCTCCAGTAATAATATCGCTCCTCAGTCGTCGCTGCTGGATACGCAACAGCTTCACCTGCAGCAGGTAAAAGTCAGCTCTCTGACTATCGGCCCACAGTGGTGGCGCAGTCTTAATGACCCGCAGCTTGATGCCCTGATGGCCGCGACGTTGCAAAACTCGCCGTCGTTGCGTCAGGCCGCAGCGCGCGTGCGCGAAGCACAGAGCGTGATGGGCGAAGCAGATGCTGCTAATGGCCCTTATCTGGATCTGAACGGTTCCACGCGACGTGAACGTGTGGCGAAAAATACCATCCCGCCGTTCCTGACCAGTTATCCCGAAGCGCCGATTTATGATAGCAGCAACAGCCTCGGGCTGAATCTGAGCTATGAGTTTGACTGGTGGGGAAAATACCGCAATCAGGTGAATGCCGCGAAAGCGCAGGTGGATTCTGCCCGCGCTGAACAGGCTGAAGCCGCTCTGACGCTGACCAGTTCGGTCGCGTCAGCCTATTATCAGTTGCAGGCGAATCTGGCGTTACAGGACGTTCTGCAACATCAGGTGGATAACAACCAGCGCCTGGCGGATCTGCGTAAAGCGCAGTACAACGCCGGTGTGTACGGTATCGAGATCCCGCAACAGACGCAGGCTCAGGCCGACAGCGCCAAACAGCAAATCATTACGCTGAAATCACAGACCGAACAGTTGCGCCATCAGTTATCTGCGCTGGCCGGGCGTGGCCCGGACGCAATGAACGGGCTGCACGCAGTTGCACTGCCGCCGCCTGAGGCGCTGGCACCGAAAGGTGAGCTGACCCTCGATTTACTGGGCAAACGCCCGGATATCGCCGCACAGCGCGATCTGGTGGAATCCTATTCCCAGCGCGTGAGCGCTGCGAAAAAAGAGTTTTACCCCAGCCTTTCCATCAGTGCCTTTGGCGGTCTGACGACCACCAACTACGGTGGCACCAGTCCGAATCTTCTGGAAGCCGCCAGTAAAGCCTGGAACATCACGCCCGCGATTTCGCTGCCGATTTTCCACGCCGGGGCACTGCGCGCCAAACTGGGCGAAGAGTCCGCGTTATATGACCAGTCCGTTGAGTCCTATAACCAGACAATCCTGAACGCCATCCAGCAAACTGCGGATGCCATCACCATCGCGAAAAGCAGCGTCGAACAATTGCAGCAGGCTTCTTCTGCCGCGACATCGCTCTCCGAGGTGTATCGCGTTTCGGATGCAAGATACAACGCTGGCATCATCGGACGGGATGAGCTGTTAACCAGCCAGTCAGCGCTGCTGCAACAACAACAGGCGCAGCTAAATGCCAGCAGTCAGGTGATGCAGGCAAAAATCAGTCTCATTCGTGCGCTCGGGGGGGGTTATCAGGCCCCGGCGGCGGACCAAAAATCATAA